The Fuscovulum sp. sequence TCTCGGCGCGTGCCGCGGAAAGGATTTTCGTTGTCTGTCATAGGGGCCAAGCGTGCGAGAGGCGCGGCGCGCGATTGGATGGATGGCAGATCACGCGCAGATCACGCCGCAAACCGTTTGCCCGTTTCGCAGATTGCCGCCGAAGGCCATTCCTCTTTACCTGAGGATGGCCCTTATCCGGTCGGTCAGGCGAGACGGAAAGGTGCGGGACGCGCTTTTAGAAGGCATCCGCACAAGTGCGGCCAAAACGCGTTACCGAAACTTGCTCTGTTTCAGTGGGCCATAGCCCCCGATGCGCCCCGACGGCGGCGCAGGGCGGCCAGGGTCGCGAAGGCGCCGATCAGCAGCAGGCCGCCTGCCGGAAGTGGAACAACCGCTGCATCATAGCGAACAGTCAAACCCTCAATCCGGACCTGATCCGAATTCCCCCGAACACCGACCCCAAAGACTAGGCCCGCAGGAATGGGGTCGGCAAAGGTATAGACCCGCTGCCCATTGGTCGGCGTGAGGAAGGCCAACTGAAACCCAAGCGGCTCTCCAAGGAAGAAGTCGAAGACATCATTGGTGTCATTATTGAAGAACCTGATGCTCTCTAACGATACACCGGCGGAGAATGAGAACTTCAAAAGCTCATTGTCGACGTTGGAAGCGGAACCACCGTCGAGCAGCGGGCTGGAGCAACCACCGGACGCGCCAACAAGCAAGGTGCCGCAAACGCCGAGGCCATTCGTGCCCCGGTTTATCTGGACGTTCGCGTTGATCGTTTCGGGGGCCGTGTAGCGATAGCCGCTGACTGTCAGGCCGACACCGCTTTGCGAAAACGACAGCGAGTCGGCTGTCACGTTCGGGCCGGTGAAATCGTAGGAAAAAGTGATCGGTGCGGCAGATGCAGCGGCAGAGAAAAGCGCCAAAGGACCAGAGACAAGCAGCACCTGAATTAGTTTGCCAAGCATCGTATCCATCCCCCATCAGATTGCGGCAGCAGCTTTCCCGGTAGTCTACACCCGTAGCGCCGCAGAAAAGACATAGGAATTTTTGCAAGTGTCGCTTTGCAACCCTCGGTTCGCTGTGGCGCGTTACGAAACTCCGCCCTCGCCCATTGCGTGCAACCCATCGCAAGATGGGTGTAACCTTTCACACCCGCCGCCCTCCAATCCGCGCGAATCGCCTTTGCCACAAAGGCATTTACGACCCTGATTCAGCCTGGAGTGAGGCTTTTGGCCAGAACACCGGACGGACCCGAGGGAGTGTCGCCCCAGCTTTTCGAAGGCTCAGGATGCTGCAGGTAC is a genomic window containing:
- a CDS encoding VPLPA-CTERM sorting domain-containing protein; translation: MDTMLGKLIQVLLVSGPLALFSAAASAAPITFSYDFTGPNVTADSLSFSQSGVGLTVSGYRYTAPETINANVQINRGTNGLGVCGTLLVGASGGCSSPLLDGGSASNVDNELLKFSFSAGVSLESIRFFNNDTNDVFDFFLGEPLGFQLAFLTPTNGQRVYTFADPIPAGLVFGVGVRGNSDQVRIEGLTVRYDAAVVPLPAGGLLLIGAFATLAALRRRRGASGAMAH